A part of Anolis carolinensis isolate JA03-04 unplaced genomic scaffold, rAnoCar3.1.pri scaffold_10, whole genome shotgun sequence genomic DNA contains:
- the tinagl1 gene encoding tubulointerstitial nephritis antigen-like, which produces MKAFWALVAVLLLPSEAVVARAPRTRRELAPGLHERGIRDAGGSYCQRHDACCSGRDDECTVPYLDTICYCDLFCNRTVSDCCPDFWEYCLGIEPPLSVQKACIRNGFKFPAGATYRDNCNLCTCHGNGQWVCEDHACLINGDMMDAVNRGNYGWRASNYSQFWGMTLDEGIQYRLGTIKPPTSVMNMNELQMNMDENDVLPSYFNAADKWSGMIHEPLDQGNCAGSWAFSTAAVASDRISIHSMGHMTPALSPQNLLSCNTRHQQGCNGGRIDGAWWFLRRRGVVTDECYPFSNQETNHSPNAPACMMHSRSTGRGKRQAIARCPNPRSHANEIYQSTPAYRLSSNEKEIMKELMENGPVQAILEVHEDFFMYRTGIYRHTAVAAGKPEQYRRHGTHSVKITGWGEEQMPDGSNQKYWIAANSWGKDWGEHGYFRIARGENECEIETFVVGVWGRVGMEDMHHHKK; this is translated from the exons ATGAAGGCATTTTGGGCTCTGGTGGCCGTCCTGCTGTTGCCCAGTGAGGCCGTGGTGGCCCGGGCTCCTCGTACGCGGAGGGAGCTGGCCCCAGGGCTGCACGAACGTGGGATCCGGGATGCGGGGGGCTCCTACTGCCAGCGCCACGATGCCTGCTGCAGCGGGAGGGACGACGAGTGCACGGTGCCTTACCTCGACACCATTTGCTACTGCGATCTCTTCTGCAACCGCACCGTGTCCGACTGTTGCCCGGACTTCTGGGAGTACTGTTTGGGCATCGAGCCCCCCTTATCTGTGCAGAAAG cCTGCATccgcaatgggttcaaattcccaGCCGGAGCAACCTACAGAGACAACTGCAATCTATG CACGTGCCATGGAAATGGCCAATGGGTCTGCGAAGACCACGCTTGCCTCATCAACGGAGACATGATGGACGCCGTCAACAGAGGGAATTACGG CTGGAGAGCCTCCAACTACAGTCAGTTCTGGGGCATGACTCTGGACGAAGGCATCCAATATCGGCTCGGCACCATCAAGCCTCCCACCTCTGTCATGAATATGAATGAGCtccag ATGAACATGGATGAGAATGATGTGCTGCCGTCGTATTTCAATGCTGCTGACAAATGGTCTGGGATGATCCatgaaccacttgaccagggcaaCTGTGCCGGATCGTGGGCCTTTTCTACTGCAG CGGTAGCTTCCGACCGAATCTCCATCCATTCCATGGGGCACATGACTCCTGCCTTATCTCCGCAGAACCTTCTTTCGTGCAACACTCGCCACCAGCAAGGCTGCAATGGTGGGCGCATTGACGGAGCCTGGTGGTTCTTGCGCCGGAGAGG GGTGGTGACAGATGAATGCTACCCTTTCAGTAACCAGGAAACCAACCATTCCCCCAATGCGCCCGCTTGCATGATGCACAGCCGGTCCACCGGTCGGGGAAAGAGACAGGCCATCGCCCGATGCCCCAATCCACGATCCCATGCCAATGAGATCTACCAGTCCACTCCTGCATATCGCCTCTCCTCAAAC GAGAAGGAAATCATGAAGGAGCTGATGGAGAACGGGCCGGTGCAAG CGATCCTGGAAGTGCACGAAGACTTCTTCATGTACAGAACTGGCATTTATCGGCACACTGCAGTAGCCGCCGGGAAGCCAGAACAGTACCGACGGCACGGCACCCATTCTGTCAAAATCACGGG GTGGGGAGAAGAACAAATGCCAGATGGGTCAAATCAGAAATACTGG ATTGCTGCCAACTCCTGGGGCAAGGACTGGGGCGAGCACGGCTACTTCCGCATCGCCCGTGGTGAAAACGAATGTGAGATCGAGACCTTTGTGGTGGGCGTCTGGGGCCGGGTTGGGATGGAAGACATGCACCACCACAAGAAATGA